Proteins from a genomic interval of Firmicutes bacterium CAG:345:
- a CDS encoding unknown (no significant homology to UniProt) codes for MDSTSFVKSICSSIISISLRSPLNVSSSSFPTYSSFVVLFVGVNDKKALFTTFSPIFIKALTSNSSSNEEPWLVIASTYVTYIVVISSAFIVAVDINLFSLFFSAYKYI; via the coding sequence TTGGATTCTACATCTTTTGTTAAATCTATTTGTTCATCTATTATTTCTATATCGCTTAGAAGTCCATTAAATGTTTCTTCTTCATCTTTTCCAACATATAGTAGCTTTGTTGTTCTATTTGTTGGTGTCAATGATAAAAAGGCTTTATTTACTACATTTTCTCCTATCTTTATAAAGGCTCTTACATCTAATTCTTCTTCTAATGAAGAACCATGGCTAGTTATTGCTTCTACATATGTTACATATATCGTTGTTATTTCTTCGGCTTTTATTGTTGCAGTTGATATCAACTTATTCTCTTTATTTTTTTCGGCATACAAATATATTTGA